The stretch of DNA GACGACCTCCAACTCCTAAGTATTACTCTACTTGGGATGTTAATCTTCTTCTTGACCTTTTTCAGAGTTGGGAGGATAATGATTCATTATCCTTAAAACTCTTATCTTTTAAACTTACCACTTTACTTTGTCTCATATCAATTAAAAGAATTTCGGATGTCAAAGCTCTGGACATCTCCCATAGACAATTCTCCCCTCAAGGGGTATTCTTTTCGGTTCATAGACGAACCAAAACCAATATTCATCAGGTATTTTATCCAGCCTTTCCTCTGAATGACAAACTCTGTGTTGTCCGCTGTTTACTTACCTATGAAGACAAAACAAAATCTATCCGCCATCCTTCTCATTCTCAGCTTCTTATATCTTACTGTAAGCCACACTTACCGGTTTCTTCTACAACTTTAGCCAGATGGATTAGAACAGTCATGACCATGGCTAATATTGATGTATCAAAGTTCGGAGCACATTCCACCAGAAGCGCTGTCTCCACCAAACTCATACAATCTGGGGGATCATTATCTGATCTCCTAAAAGCAGCCAACTGGTCATCTGAATCCACTTTTAAATCCTtctatttcagacctgaacaccATGTTTCTATGTCTCTTTTATAGCTTACTTTACACTTGTAATTGCttgttgtatatatgtgtatatatatatatgtaggtatgtgtacGTGTATATGtgcgtatatgtgtgtatatatatgtatatatatatgtatataggatattatGGTATATATATCTTAAGCTTTGAACATGCACTATAATGCGAAGCCCTCCTGTCTTgtcataaaattggagattttcctagtcttggTGACGGAaagtatagattttatgaaagacaggaggcgagcattatccctcccttaTCCCACCCattaacaattttattttatttcagccTACTAATCGTCAGGATATATGGACCTCCCTGGGTTACTTCTGTTCCGTTTGGATCATCTTATCGTTCCTGGTTCAAGTTTTTCTTCAGATTCACAGATGAATGGACTTTCTTCTTTTACTTGAAGCTTCTTTACAGAAGAATTTCAACTTTCAAGTTATTCAAATTTTATGAACTTTATCATATATATTTCTTCATATAAGTATTCTTTATATTTTGGTTCATCAAAGAAAGAGGGATAGTGTTATCAGTCTGGAGTTTATATATCCTAGGCTGCATGCTCATTGGTTGctactagacttgtgcactagaaaaattttcgtttaatttcgtttcgttttttcgttttggaaaaagaattcggttcggcaatattttcggtttagatttttcggatacattcggtattcgggtattcgtgttgtttttttcggatacattcggtattcgggtacattcggtaaatctttttagtctttttttggactttagcgatcctaataaataatggagataccttttttattaaaatttcgcagggtatcataaaaaaatcataataaaaaagatacagtggtgatgaaaaaaattgtatctaacgaaatgtatcttttttattatgaaatgtttattcatttttaaacagggatcaatttatgtgagcgggtaaagcacaaaaaatggagccgacaataataaaaatgtagtgtgtgcgtgtttttcacttttttttaaacattttttaggtagtactactactcccagcatggaacacactcttccatgatgggagtagtagttacctgtactaattgacagatcgcaggggtcccttgcgatcctcttgtataatgtatagatgcgccggctgctcttctatggtcccctgcactcacgtatatgtacacatattcatatttcccgcagagctgtgattggccagatggttccagccaatcacagctctctgtgagaaataggaatatgtgtatatatacggccgtgcaggggtccatatgagagcggccgccgcattcatacattatactagaggatcgcagcgggtgtcaggagtgatacccgcagtgatcttccctttactacaagtactacaagtactactactcccaacatggagtacactctgctccatgctgggaactgtagtacctgtattaatagacagatcgcagcggttacactcgctgccatatgtctattaatgcaggtactacagctcccagcatggagcagagtgtgctccatgttgggagtattagtacctgcagtaagggacagatcccagggatgtcactcctcctgacaccgctgcgatcgtccttatgtgaatgtcgggatcagctgttctcagggctacagagccgggagaacagctgacgctgagccgtaggtatacatcgtatatctactgctcagcaagaacttacagtgagcctgcaatgtgtatatacagtatacacattgctggctcactttaccccttgctgagctgtgcgctatgcgcaagcccagcaagggaagagttaacttacactgctggacagtgtaggttaaccctttgggcggtatatactttatacagctatctatagatagctgtatacagtgtatacagaagacgaagtccagcttacttccctcgagtcccgggctgggtccgtgtagctccgccccctagtgatgacgtcattagggggcggagctacagaagggaacaagactagttaatctgaagctctgttcacattgtacgttttgtataatgtgaacagacccttctggcagtgtctacccagacagggagactccagctgttgctaaactacaactcccagcatgcccagacagccaaaggctgtctgggcatgctgggagttgtagttttgcaccaattggtggctccctgtttgggtagacattgcatcatgggtgctctccccagcggacagcgccaaaaatgtcataaccaattttttgtgttttttttcttctcttttcagatccgtgtatgcagaggattactgcggattcgatggattacggcggattattttttcctttaataaaatggttaacgagggctgtgggggagtgtttttttaaataaaataatttttccaatgtgttgtgtttttttttatttttattgaattttcagggttagtagcggaagctgtcttattgacggaatccattactaggccagggcttagtgctagccccaaaaacagctagcgctaacccccaattattaccccagtacccaccgctacaggggtgccgggaagagccggtaccaacaggcccggagcgtcaaaaatggcgctcctggacctaggcggtaacaggctggcgttatttaggctggggagggccagtaacaatggtcctcacccaccctggtaacgtcaggctgttgctgtttggttggtattgtgctgagaatgaaaatacggggaaccctatgcgttttttttttttatttaaattaaaaaataaaaaaaaaaaacgcatagggttccccgtattttcattctcagcacaataccaaccaaacagcaacagcctgacgttaccagggtgggcgaggaccattgttactggccctccccagcctaaataacgccagcctgttaccgcctaggcccaggagcgccattttgacgctccgggcctgttggtatcggctcttcccggcacccctgtggcggtgggtaccggggtaataattgggggttagcgctagctgtttttggggctagcactaagccctggcctagtaatggattccgtcaataagacagcttccactactaaccctgaaaattcaataaaaaaaacaaaaaaacacaacacattggaaaaattattttatttaaaaaaacactcccccacagccctcgttaaccattttattaaaggaaaaaataaataatccgccgtaatccatcgaatccgcagtaatcctctgcatacacggatctgaaacgagaagaaaaaaacacaaaaaattggttatgacatttttggcgcagtccgttggggagagcacccatgatgcaatgtctacccaaacagggagccaccaattggtgaaaaactacaactcccagcatgcccagacagcctttggctgtctgggcatgctgggagttgtagtttagcaacagctggagtctccctgtctgggtagacactgccagaagggtctgttcacattatacaaaacgtacaatgtgaacagagcttcagattaactagtcttgttcccttctgtagctccgccccctaatgacgtcatcactaggggggtggagctacacgaacccggcccgggactcagggaagtaagctggactacgtcttctgtatacactgtatacagctatctatagatagctgtatattgtgtataccgcccaaagggttaacttacactgtccagcagtgtaagttaactcttcccttgctgggcttgcgcatagcgcacagctcagcaaggggttaagtgagccagcaatgtgtatactgtatatacacattgcaggctcactgtaagttcttgctgagcagtagatatacgatgtatacctacggctcagcgtcagctgttctcccggctctgtagccctgagaacagctgatcccgacattcacataaggacgatcgcagcggtgtcaggaggagtgacatccctgggatctgtcccttactgcaagtactaccactcccaacatggagtacactctgctccatgctgggagctgtagtacctgcattaatagacatatggcagcgagtgtaacttctgacacccgctgcgatctgtctattaatacaggtactacagttcccagcatggagcagagtgtactccatgttgggagtggtagtacttgtagtaaagggaagatcactgcgggtatcactcctgacacccgctgcgatcctccagtataatgtatgaatgcggcgaccgctctcctatggtcccctgcatggccgtatatatacacatattcctatttctcacagagagctgtgattggctggaaccatctggccaatcacagctctgcgggaaatatgaatatgtgtatatatacgtgagtgcaggggaccaaagaagagcagccgcatctatacattgtacaagaggatcgcaagggacccctgcgatctgtcaattagtacaggtaactactactcccatcatggaagagtgtgttccatgctgggagtaatagtactacctaaaaaatgtttaaaaaaaaaaaaaagtgaaaaacacgcacacactacatttttgctattgtcggctacatttttagtgctttacccgctcacataaattgatccctgtttaaaaatgaataaacatttcataataaaaatcatacatttcattagatacaatttttttcatcaccactgtatcttttttattatgattttttttatgataccctacgaaattttaataaaaaaggtatctccataatttattaggatcgctaaagtccaaaaaagaataaaaagatttaccgaatgtacccgaataccgaatgtatccgaaaaatcaaactatctgtatcctttttattaactttgttatcagaattaattcttcacgtcgtttatggataacgaatgcattcgttatttacagtcgggaaataacgaatgtattcgttactttgctattcgtattatcgtggctattcgggaatgttcaaaatatgctttcgtgcattcggatgggtccgaatgcacgaaaacggtaaaattcgttaatttagacattcgtgccgaaccgaattgcacatgtctagttgcTACTAGATACAGCATGTTAGGTTGCGCTCACCTATGATTGTAACAcctgtatacctgtatatctcAAAGTTTTCTGGTTAACCATTGAAAAAACGTTTTATTATTGCTGCTATATGCTctgcagtaaagaaagaaatgcactataatgctctcctcctgtctttcataaaaccTATACTTTCCATCAccaagactaggaaaatctccaattattaGTACCTATGGTACCGAACTGTTCCCAAGTTATCCACCAGGGGTTACGTCTACATTTCAAACAATCCACATCAGAAAAATCAACCGGTAATTCTGTACATGCATACTTAAACATGAAGGGGTGTAAATCATCCCCATGATAGTTCTTCTTGCTTGTCATGTGAGAGAACAACATCCAGGTAACATTGTGATTtaatttaaaacaataaaaatgacCAATGAAAAGAGAAATTAGTCTAGGACAAATAGTTATTAGAAAAGGTTAATTTAAGGATTTTGTTAGTAAAAGACTAATAAGTGATTCAttagaaaaaaacatgtttttcttttaaaggggttatcaagcaaTTAAAAAACGGCtaatttttttcaataacatctctgtgtctgtctccaggttgggtgtggttcagcagctcagttccattgaaatgaatagagccaagttgtaataccacacacatcctGGGGAAAGAAgaagagctgtttttgaaagaaattacatctgtttttctattcctcgataacccctttaatgatacatTGGTCTATATCCCTTAAGAAAATGTTAAACAGAGTCTGGTAAAAACATGTATTCTCATTACTGCATCACTGgctgaataataataatgtttgctACATTAAAAATTCTGTCAAGTTCTGTCAAGTTCTAATTATCTAATAGAAAACGAGaaaaacaacaagaggtgcgcccctagtgaggaccgtttgatTGTAGTGAAAGTGTAacataaagatgggttcttacccctaagtgttgcgcttagagcacaacacctatagtAGCGTAGAAATCACGAGacaccgctgccacgaggaaccacCCGGTTTGACATCCGTCAGTCCGGTAGTAAGCAATGGAAGAAAAATATGTGGATAGATTCCTCTTaggaaggcgctggtacccaaggatggagataaacttctttattggcaacgcgtttcgatcccgaaccgggatcttcgtcaggcatgcctgacgaagatcccggttcgggatcgaaacgcgttgccaataaagaagtttatctccatccttgggtaccagcgccttcctAAGAGGAATCTATCCACATATTTTTCTTCCAAGTTCTAATTATCAACCCACACATGATgtgaatatgacatttttgtgcTTAAATGGgttttccgggcaaaaatattttttgttatatGCCTGTGCACTAAATATACAACAGCCTGTTTATTCACCTCCACTGATCACTAAAAACTGCCTGGCTGAGGTCTACTGGACCCCCTGCTAACCTCTTCttgttttcaatgacatgtcagTCGGCAATTACTACAAAACTCAAGAAGAATTGGACAGCAGCAGCTAAGTTGCCAACCagatgtttaaatttttttctggagAACTTATATAAAAGTCATCGACAAACATATTTTTATGGGTACATTGGAAAAGCATAATTAATCTCAAATATGTAATGATGGTAGTTACACTAATAACCTGTACAAAATCCTctagcttaaaaaaaaacaacacataaaaaaaaaaagtcccttacTAGTACGGACTGTACGGACGGCTGGCAATGCTAAACAGCATGGATTGGAAGAACTCAGAACAGCAGTGGCAATGGATTTATGGGGTTGAgtatgtgggctttttttttttttcgggggagAGAGAGGCATATGACCAAAATTATTTTTTGCTGGAAAAACTTCTTTAATATCTTCCTTTTAGGGGTACTAAACAATAAATAGTACTTTTCTTAAAAAACACCTATTAATATGGTATTCTAAGATTGGAATactttaaaaggaacctgtcacattgaactTTAGACCAGGTGGAGCTGAGCAAATTTTTATGTAGGAAGAGATATCTGTTGGAAGAGATGTTAGTATAGCTTGTCATTTATTCTTTTAAAGTCCTGCTTATTCTGAAGTTAGGAGTCCAGTAGGAGGTCTTTTCAGTGATTGACTGCTAATTCTGTACACCTATGAAGGGAATGCTCGTCAATCACTAATAAGACTGCCCGCTGGAGTCCTAAGTGAGCAGAGATTTAACATTTGTgtatttccttgttttttttcattACTGATTGAACTGAAAGAAGCAGGATGGTTGTTTATACGAATTTAGGCCGCTCTAACCATTTTGTTAAATATGGAGcattggttaaccccttaaggaccaagctcatttgaccttaaaggagaactccggaatataaaaattgtcccccatagtgttggcagtaaaaaaaaataaagatgtacatacctttctccgctcccctggggcctccggtaaccggctccgatctccgccgcgatccacttcctggttgcggctgttgattggctgattcatccgaccaccggcaaccaggaagtggattgcggcggagaccggagacggttaccggaggccccgggggagcggaggaaggtatgtacatctttatttttttactgccggcactatgggggacaatttttatgttcgggagttctcctttaaggaccaggccaattttatttttgcatttttgttttttcctccttgccttctaaaaatgttttttgtgtcaccaattttactttgtaatgaaacctctcattttactataaaatgtatgtcgcaacccaaaaaatgttatttatgtgggaaaattgaaaagaaaaccgaaaTTTAGCAAgtttttgaaggttttgttttcacggtgtacactttacggtaaaaatgacatgttttctttattctgtggattaatacgattaaaatgatacccatgatataagcttttctataattgtaccgcttaaaaaaatatcaaactattttaacaaaattagtatgtttgaaattgtcctattttgaccacctataacttgcAAATTTTTCAGTAtacgggctatatgagggctcatttttttgtgccatgatctgtagtttttatcggtaccacctttgcttaggttttactttttataaattttttataaatttttttgggaataaaatgtgacaaaaatgcagcaattttggattttaaaatgttttatgtttacgtcgttcaccgtacgggataattaacaatatattttgatagttccgaCTTTTATGTACGcggtgatatcaaatatgttcatttattttttttaacacttttttgggggtaaaatgggaaaaacggatgatttacgtttttattgggggaggggatttttctattttttttattttttacatttcttttaaacacttcaatagtccccatagggaactatttatagcaatcgttttattgctaatactgttcagtgctatgcatagggcatagcactgatcagtgttatcagtcatcttctgctctggtctgctcgatctcagaccaaatAAGGAGGCACacggagacggacagaggcaggtgaggggacctctgtccgccattacagatgatcggttcACAGCGGCAGCGCTGAAggcaatctgatcatccatttaaccccttaaccccttaaggacgcagggtttttcagtttttgcactttcgttttttcctccttaccttttaaaaatcataaccctttaaattttccacctaaaaatccatattatggcttattttttgcgtcaccaattctactttgcagtgacgttagtcattttacccaaaaattcacggcgaaacgggaaaaaaactcattgtgcgacaaaatcaaagaaaaaacgccattttgtaacttttgggggcttccgtttctactatgtgcatatttctgtaaaaatgacaccttatcattattctgtagg from Hyla sarda isolate aHylSar1 chromosome 5, aHylSar1.hap1, whole genome shotgun sequence encodes:
- the LOC130274569 gene encoding integrase/recombinase xerD homolog, which codes for MVPTDFGNADRFPKNTSHLPESSTRPTRELPSSSIIPSTSFGGLVNFGTSPTETEFSQTTREILSDAWAPGTRITYRSAWKLWADWCIQRELDPLSAPIPPILNYLSDAFDAGKAYRTINLYRSAISFYHIPVNSIPIGKHPLVCKLLKGIRFRRPPTPKYYSTWDVNLLLDLFQSWEDNDSLSLKLLSFKLTTLLCLISIKRISDVKALDISHRQFSPQGVFFSVHRRTKTNIHQVFYPAFPLNDKLCVVRCLLTYEDKTKSIRHPSHSQLLISYCKPHLPVSSTTLARWIRTVMTMANIDVSKFGAHSTRSAVSTKLIQSGGSLSDLLKAANWSSESTFKSFYFRPEHHVSMSLL